From Homalodisca vitripennis isolate AUS2020 unplaced genomic scaffold, UT_GWSS_2.1 ScUCBcl_1211;HRSCAF=4545, whole genome shotgun sequence, one genomic window encodes:
- the LOC124371291 gene encoding perlucin-like: MVHCMKHGGRLATISSFEENEIVKSKINKSGQKPQFWTSGMNYPLTETWTWMSTGQPLTYTDWTVGQPDSWLNLVVGEHCLELWEPGHYRWNDRNCLDILYFICEYYD, encoded by the exons ATGGTACATTGTATGAAGCATGGCGGCAGGCTTGCCACCATCTCGAGTTTCGAGGAGAACGAGATAGTCAAATCGAAGATCAACAAGTCAG GTCAGAAGCCTCAGTTCTGGACGTCAGGAATGAACTACCCCCTGACCGAAACATGGACATGGATGAGCACAGGACAACCCTTAACGTACACAGACTGGACTGTTGGACAGCCTGACAGCTGGTTAAATCTGGTTGTGGGAGAACACTGCTTGGAGCTCTGGGAGCCGGGGCACTACCGCTGGAATGACAGGAACTGCTTGGATATCTTATATTTCATTTGTGAATATTACGATTGA